A part of Bacillus rossius redtenbacheri isolate Brsri chromosome 1, Brsri_v3, whole genome shotgun sequence genomic DNA contains:
- the LOC134528625 gene encoding acyl-CoA-binding domain-containing protein 6-like produces the protein MATRVIRKFFVGNLPWTVGSRELRTYFSEFGPLVSANIIFDRNTGISRGYGFVVFSSDVGLLQLYGLYKQAIAGPCSIPRPSWYQLQAKQKWDAWKELGEMSSEDAMEQYVGLVRELDPGWDDSSELETSKHKIGWVSVSSMPKPDDVVEAEKTVFDWVREGNVSKLEECMDKTEANADIDRRDADGMGLIHWAADRGHAAVLQFLVHELHADVDLRDRDGQTALHYAASCDHSEAVKWLLAAGASSTIADSDGLTPVEVAGSEDTANLFHSCGNK, from the exons ATGGCGACCAGGGTCATCAGGAAGTTCTTCGTGGGCAACCTTCCGTGGACGGTCGGTTCTCGTGAGCTCAGAACCTACTTTTCCGAGTTTGGGCCCCTGGTGTCTGCCAACATCATATTCGACCGCAACACCGGCATATCTCGCGGCTATGGCTTCGTGGTTTTCAGCTCTGACGTAGG ACTTCTGCAGCTGTACGGACTGTACAAGCAAGCGATCGCCGGTCCGTGCAGCATCCCTAGACCTAGTTGGTACCAGTTGCAGGCAAAGCAGAAGTGGGATGCATGGAAGGAGCTGGGAGAAATGTCTTCAGAAGATGCGATGGAGCAGTACGTGGGACTCGTCAGGGAACTCGACCCGGGCTGGGACGACAGCTCCGAGCTGGAGACAAGCAAGCACAAGATCGGTTGGGTTTCCGTGAGCTCCATGCCGAAGCCCGACGACGTGGTGGAAGCAGAGAAGACGGTGTTTGACTGGGTCAGGGAGGGCAATGTCAGCAAACTAGAGGAATGCATGGATAAAACGGAAGCGAATGCAGACATCGACCGTCGAGATGCTGACGGAATGGGTTTGATTCACTGGGCGGCCGACAGAGGCCATGCCGCGGTGCTGCAGTTTCTGGTCCACGAGTTGCATGCAGATGTGGATCTGAGAGATCGGGACGGGCAGACTGCGCTGCACTATGCTGCATCTTGTGACCACAGTGAAGCTGTGAAGTGGCTGCTGGCTGCAGGAGCCTCTTCCACGATCGCTGACAGTGACGGCCTGACTCCTGTGGAAGTGGCAGGCAGCGAGGATACTGCTAACCTTTTTCATTCTTGTGGAAATAAGTAA